A single Acidobacteriota bacterium DNA region contains:
- a CDS encoding lipase family protein has protein sequence MPTFAFNAKDETYNPQNALTLGEAAQLAYADPDEINKCVQGWGFAPDRIHHFHKHVLLPPVDTQGYVFSNEEAIIVAFRGTRDKLDWLTDAKFLPVPGPNSIGFVHSGFEFALAPIIDELVQVISRFRDNGQPIFYTGHSLGAALATLAARRVQFASKNVHWPQGVYTFGSPCVGDHAFANAYDKELQSRTFRFVNNNDAVPRLLMATFRHVGRLLYFDGEGRVNSETTAMQRFANLIMAAVKDVRAANVHQIAGLNDHGMAHYVEHLKANLDKDLL, from the coding sequence ATGCCTACCTTTGCGTTCAATGCTAAAGACGAAACTTACAATCCCCAAAATGCGCTGACGCTGGGCGAAGCCGCCCAATTGGCCTATGCCGACCCGGATGAAATCAACAAATGCGTCCAGGGTTGGGGCTTTGCGCCCGACCGCATCCACCACTTCCACAAGCATGTCTTGCTTCCACCGGTGGACACGCAGGGCTATGTGTTCAGCAACGAGGAAGCGATCATCGTCGCCTTTCGCGGCACCAGAGATAAATTGGATTGGCTGACTGACGCCAAGTTCCTGCCGGTGCCAGGGCCAAATTCGATTGGCTTTGTACACAGTGGATTTGAATTTGCCCTCGCACCAATCATTGACGAACTGGTACAAGTCATCAGCCGGTTCCGTGATAACGGTCAACCGATCTTTTACACCGGCCACAGCCTGGGTGCGGCGCTGGCAACGCTGGCGGCGCGGCGCGTGCAATTCGCCAGCAAAAACGTGCATTGGCCGCAGGGCGTTTACACCTTCGGCTCGCCTTGCGTGGGCGATCACGCGTTTGCCAATGCGTATGACAAGGAACTGCAATCGCGCACCTTCCGCTTCGTCAACAACAACGATGCCGTGCCGCGCTTGTTGATGGCGACGTTCCGACACGTCGGGCGCTTGCTTTATTTCGACGGCGAGGGCCGCGTGAATTCGGAGACCACGGCGATGCAGCGTTTCGCCAACCTAATTATGGCGGCGGTCAAAGACGTGCGCGCCGCCAACGTTCATCAGATCGCCGGCCTCAACGATCACGGGATGGCACATTACGTCGAGCATCTCAAAGCCAATCTCGATAAAGACCTGCTGTAA
- a CDS encoding L,D-transpeptidase family protein: MKALQTLSGALCASLLVIMTNGTSTPVYGQAAKSPLTQSRQMIVVTTKDWQTVPGTLQRYARRTTRSAWQPVGKPVPIVVGRSGLAWGAGLHGEPATLAQGNDPLKQEGDGKSPAGAFRLNAAFGYAPKGKAGQLKMPYVASTATMQCVDDAQSAYYNRVVNRADLKQPDWQSHEDMLRKDELYRWGVVVEHNAGGVGQSSVKAKPRGGSCIFLHIWGGPKSSTSGCTAMEASLMEEVLRWLDARQQPVLVQLLVSEYARLKGAWRLP, translated from the coding sequence ATGAAAGCCTTGCAAACATTGAGCGGCGCGCTTTGCGCCAGCTTGCTCGTGATCATGACCAACGGAACATCAACGCCCGTCTATGGACAAGCGGCCAAGTCGCCGCTCACCCAGTCGCGGCAAATGATTGTCGTGACGACGAAGGATTGGCAGACCGTGCCCGGTACCTTGCAACGCTACGCCCGCCGCACCACGCGCAGCGCCTGGCAACCTGTCGGTAAACCCGTTCCCATCGTTGTCGGGCGCAGCGGCCTGGCCTGGGGCGCAGGGCTGCACGGCGAACCGGCCACGCTGGCGCAAGGTAACGATCCGTTAAAACAGGAAGGCGATGGCAAATCTCCGGCGGGCGCGTTTCGGCTGAATGCGGCGTTTGGTTATGCGCCGAAAGGGAAGGCGGGCCAGTTGAAAATGCCTTACGTCGCGTCAACCGCGACGATGCAATGCGTGGACGACGCGCAATCGGCCTATTACAACCGCGTCGTAAATCGCGCCGACCTCAAACAACCCGATTGGCAAAGTCACGAAGACATGCTGCGCAAAGATGAGTTGTACCGCTGGGGCGTCGTCGTCGAACACAACGCGGGCGGCGTCGGTCAAAGCAGTGTGAAAGCCAAACCACGCGGCGGCTCGTGCATCTTCCTGCACATCTGGGGCGGCCCGAAGTCCAGCACATCCGGTTGCACGGCGATGGAAGCCAGCTTGATGGAAGAGGTCTTGCGCTGGCTGGATGCACGACAGCAGCCGGTGCTGGTGCAATTGCTGGTTAGCGAATATGCGCGGTTGAAAGGGGCGTGGCGGTTGCCGTAG
- a CDS encoding NAD(P)/FAD-dependent oxidoreductase produces MQPDIIIIGGGAAGLFCAFTAGRRGRKVLLIEHAGQVGKKILISGGGRCNFTNLYAAPENFICRNPNFHKSALARYTPHDFIELIERHGIRYHEKKLGQLFCDGSAQEIVELLLREGERAGVTIRTGCRVETVDQQHGRFVLTTNQGRFESAALVIATGGLSIPQMGATDFGYRVAKQFGLKLVQTRPALVPFTLDGADRRVLSPLSGVSVDALVSLDNQAFRENILVTHQGLSGPAILQISSYWQPGAAISIDLLPDTDAAELLSAARGSQKELQTLLGQYWPQRFAQAWAQLNATAKPLRQYSNKELQSIAECIQRWRLRPNGTAGFRKAEVTAGGVDTDELSSRTLEARRVPGLYFIGEVVDVTGWLGGYNFQWAWASGYAAGLAA; encoded by the coding sequence ATGCAACCTGACATCATTATCATCGGCGGCGGCGCGGCGGGTTTGTTCTGCGCGTTCACGGCGGGGCGGCGCGGGCGCAAGGTCTTGCTCATCGAACACGCGGGGCAAGTCGGCAAGAAGATTTTGATCAGCGGTGGCGGGCGCTGCAATTTCACCAACCTGTACGCCGCGCCCGAAAATTTCATCTGCCGCAATCCGAACTTTCATAAATCAGCGCTGGCCCGCTACACGCCGCACGATTTCATCGAACTGATCGAACGCCACGGCATCCGCTATCACGAAAAGAAGCTGGGCCAGTTGTTTTGCGACGGCTCGGCGCAAGAGATCGTCGAGTTGCTGTTGCGCGAAGGCGAACGTGCGGGCGTGACCATTCGCACGGGCTGCCGCGTTGAGACGGTGGATCAACAGCACGGACGTTTCGTCCTCACGACCAATCAGGGCCGTTTTGAAAGTGCCGCGCTGGTCATCGCGACGGGCGGACTTTCGATTCCGCAGATGGGCGCGACCGATTTTGGCTACCGCGTTGCCAAGCAGTTCGGCTTGAAGCTGGTGCAGACGCGCCCGGCCTTGGTGCCCTTCACGCTGGACGGAGCTGACCGCCGCGTGCTCAGCCCGCTGAGCGGCGTTTCAGTAGATGCGCTGGTGAGCCTGGATAATCAAGCCTTCCGCGAAAACATTCTGGTCACGCATCAGGGCTTGAGCGGCCCGGCCATCCTGCAAATCTCTTCGTACTGGCAACCGGGCGCGGCCATCAGCATTGATCTGTTGCCTGATACCGACGCGGCGGAATTGCTGAGCGCCGCGCGCGGCAGCCAAAAGGAGCTGCAAACGCTGCTTGGCCAATACTGGCCCCAACGTTTCGCGCAGGCGTGGGCACAGCTCAACGCCACAGCCAAACCGTTGCGGCAATACTCGAACAAGGAATTGCAAAGCATCGCCGAATGCATCCAGCGCTGGCGGCTCAGGCCCAACGGCACCGCTGGCTTCCGCAAAGCCGAAGTTACGGCGGGCGGCGTGGATACAGACGAACTGTCCTCGCGAACGCTGGAAGCGCGGCGCGTGCCTGGCTTGTATTTCATTGGCGAAGTCGTGGATGTGACGGGCTGGCTGGGCGGGTATAACTTTCAGTGGGCTTGGGCGAGTGGTTATGCGGCGGGGCTGGCAGCCTGA
- the efp gene encoding elongation factor P: MALIGANELKRKMFIAVEGQPYAVVEVSFASPSARGASTMVRTKLRNLLTDNVLEKSFKTSEKFEEPDVELKPASFLYGDGDGFHFMDDESYEQFALSEEQLGDERLYLKDGMNLQIRKYNGDPISIQLPTMVDLTIKETEPALKGDSASGGTTKAATLETGLVVRVPLFIKEGEVVRVNTETGEFVSRA, encoded by the coding sequence ATGGCACTGATTGGAGCAAACGAACTCAAACGCAAAATGTTTATCGCGGTCGAAGGCCAGCCTTACGCCGTGGTCGAGGTCTCTTTCGCCTCGCCCTCGGCGCGCGGCGCTTCGACGATGGTGCGCACGAAGCTGCGCAACCTGCTGACCGACAACGTGCTGGAAAAATCCTTCAAGACCAGCGAGAAATTCGAGGAACCCGATGTCGAATTGAAACCCGCCTCGTTCCTGTACGGCGATGGCGACGGCTTCCATTTTATGGATGACGAGAGTTATGAACAGTTCGCCCTGTCGGAAGAGCAACTGGGCGACGAGCGGCTCTATTTGAAAGACGGCATGAATTTGCAGATTCGCAAATACAACGGCGACCCGATCTCGATTCAATTGCCGACGATGGTGGATTTGACGATTAAGGAAACCGAACCCGCGCTGAAAGGCGATTCGGCTTCGGGCGGCACCACTAAAGCCGCCACGCTCGAAACCGGTCTCGTCGTGCGCGTGCCGTTGTTTATCAAAGAAGGCGAAGTCGTGCGCGTGAACACCGAGACGGGCGAGTTTGTGAGCCGTGCATAA
- a CDS encoding Gfo/Idh/MocA family oxidoreductase gives MQKLNWGLIGCGDIARKRVAPALRDLPNCELTAVNRASFHLAEEFAREFGARRWYRDWRELLADPEVQAVYIATPVSLHAEQTIAAAEAGKHVLCEKPMALNTAECDLMIAACAAHGVKLGIAYYRHFYPVIQRIKEILAAGAAGEIGVPVLAQINAFERFNPAPDQPRYWFVQKEFAGGGPMMDFGCHRIEVLLNLLGPIAGVHSSIGSVLFEREVEDTAVAVFDFASQARAVLNVSHAAWQSQDTLTIFGSAGSLHVPALNQGALHIQTAQGERNEIHPPHPNIHQPLLAEFTEAVLAQREPAVGGAIGREVARLEEKIYAVN, from the coding sequence ATGCAAAAACTCAACTGGGGCCTGATCGGTTGCGGCGACATCGCGCGCAAACGCGTCGCGCCCGCCTTACGCGACTTGCCGAATTGCGAATTGACCGCCGTCAACCGCGCCAGCTTCCACTTGGCCGAAGAGTTCGCCCGCGAATTCGGCGCGCGCCGCTGGTACCGCGACTGGCGCGAGTTGCTGGCCGATCCGGAAGTCCAAGCCGTTTACATCGCCACGCCCGTGAGTTTGCACGCTGAACAAACCATCGCCGCCGCCGAAGCGGGCAAGCACGTGCTGTGTGAAAAACCGATGGCGCTGAACACCGCCGAATGCGACCTCATGATCGCCGCCTGCGCGGCCCACGGCGTCAAACTCGGTATCGCCTATTACCGCCACTTTTACCCCGTCATTCAACGCATCAAAGAAATTCTCGCCGCTGGGGCCGCCGGAGAAATCGGCGTGCCCGTGCTGGCGCAGATCAATGCCTTCGAGCGTTTCAACCCCGCGCCCGATCAGCCGCGTTACTGGTTCGTGCAAAAAGAATTCGCGGGCGGCGGCCCGATGATGGACTTCGGCTGCCATCGCATCGAAGTGTTGCTCAACCTGCTCGGCCCGATTGCTGGCGTTCACAGCTCAATCGGCAGCGTGCTGTTTGAAAGGGAAGTCGAAGACACCGCCGTGGCCGTCTTTGATTTTGCCAGTCAAGCGCGCGCGGTGTTGAATGTCTCGCACGCGGCGTGGCAGTCGCAGGATACGCTGACGATCTTCGGCAGCGCAGGTTCGCTGCACGTGCCCGCGCTCAATCAAGGCGCACTGCACATACAAACTGCTCAGGGTGAACGCAACGAGATTCACCCGCCACATCCCAACATTCACCAGCCCCTGCTTGCCGAATTTACCGAGGCCGTGCTGGCGCAACGCGAACCCGCTGTCGGTGGCGCCATAGGCCGCGAGGTTGCACGGTTAGAAGAAAAGATTTACGCCGTCAATTAA
- a CDS encoding sigma-70 family RNA polymerase sigma factor — translation MMDLPVINQAWAENKRVQFEAAALPFTKSLYNTALRLTHRAENASDLVQETYLRAYRTFHNFTPGTNCKAWLFTIMYSVFANKYRKEQREPEAVSIDELEEKFQRCLTAADWDPQRALNPRGVGTEVEQALNRLPEVFRLVVLLVDVEELSYEEAAAILNCPVGTVRSRLFRARKLLFLELQQYALKKGYVQKAQV, via the coding sequence ATGATGGATTTGCCCGTAATCAACCAGGCGTGGGCCGAGAATAAAAGGGTTCAATTCGAAGCGGCAGCTCTGCCCTTCACGAAATCCCTTTACAATACGGCCTTGCGCTTAACTCATCGTGCTGAGAATGCCAGCGACCTGGTTCAGGAAACCTACCTGCGCGCTTACCGCACTTTTCACAATTTCACGCCGGGAACCAATTGCAAGGCCTGGCTGTTTACCATTATGTATTCCGTCTTTGCGAATAAATATCGCAAGGAACAGCGGGAACCTGAAGCTGTTTCTATTGACGAGCTGGAGGAAAAATTCCAGCGTTGCCTGACGGCGGCGGACTGGGATCCGCAGCGGGCGCTAAATCCGCGGGGGGTCGGAACGGAAGTAGAGCAGGCGCTCAACCGGTTGCCTGAAGTGTTCCGCTTAGTAGTCCTGCTGGTGGACGTGGAAGAGTTGTCTTACGAAGAGGCCGCCGCTATTTTGAATTGTCCGGTAGGGACGGTGCGCTCCCGCCTGTTTCGCGCGCGGAAGTTGTTGTTTTTGGAGTTACAGCAGTACGCTCTGAAGAAAGGTTACGTTCAAAAGGCGCAAGTATAA